In Streptomyces sp. NBC_01439, the following are encoded in one genomic region:
- a CDS encoding amidohydrolase family protein, whose amino-acid sequence MLITAGRLLTGDAEITDGAVLLQGDAIVAVGPCAEVEAQAEAGTERREFPGSTLMPGLIDAHVHLVFDAGADPVATMQEAGDEDLLEGMRKRAEQLLSTGVTTARDLGDRGGLALRLATEIADGHTAGPRVVGAGAPVTPPGGHCWFLGGEVSDADGARALVQRNLAAGAQVVKVMAGGGGLTKGGAASWQSQFGVAELSVVVKEAHAAGVKVAAHAHGTQAIADAVEAGVDTIEHCTWMTETGFDLRTDVLDRIIERGIHVCPAVSPHWQMLPRFFGEDRAKAIFDLVRQMAEAGVRLVAGTDAGVQRAGFDGLVQALGFYEHLGVPRERILAMATTEAAAALGLDGKVGRLAHGYTADLLVVDGNPLEDLAALGTVRAVFAGGRQYLAS is encoded by the coding sequence ATGCTGATCACCGCCGGGCGTCTCCTGACGGGAGACGCCGAGATCACCGACGGTGCTGTACTGCTGCAGGGGGATGCCATCGTTGCCGTCGGCCCCTGCGCCGAGGTCGAGGCACAGGCCGAAGCGGGCACCGAGCGCAGGGAGTTTCCCGGCTCGACCTTGATGCCCGGGCTCATCGACGCCCACGTGCACCTGGTCTTCGACGCCGGCGCCGACCCGGTGGCCACGATGCAGGAGGCCGGTGACGAGGACCTTCTGGAGGGCATGCGCAAGCGTGCCGAGCAGCTGCTGTCCACAGGGGTCACCACCGCCCGCGATCTCGGCGACCGCGGCGGCCTGGCCCTGCGGCTGGCCACCGAGATCGCCGACGGCCACACGGCCGGGCCGCGGGTCGTCGGGGCGGGCGCCCCGGTGACTCCCCCGGGCGGACACTGCTGGTTCCTCGGTGGCGAGGTCTCCGATGCCGATGGCGCCCGCGCGCTCGTCCAGCGCAACCTCGCGGCCGGGGCCCAGGTCGTCAAGGTGATGGCCGGCGGCGGCGGGCTGACCAAGGGCGGGGCCGCCAGCTGGCAGAGCCAGTTCGGCGTGGCCGAGCTCTCCGTGGTCGTAAAGGAGGCTCACGCGGCGGGGGTGAAGGTCGCTGCCCATGCCCACGGGACGCAGGCCATCGCCGACGCCGTCGAGGCCGGCGTCGACACCATCGAGCACTGCACCTGGATGACCGAGACCGGCTTCGACCTCCGTACGGACGTCCTGGACCGCATCATCGAGCGCGGCATCCACGTCTGTCCGGCGGTGAGCCCCCACTGGCAGATGCTCCCGCGGTTCTTCGGGGAAGACCGCGCGAAGGCGATTTTCGATCTGGTCCGGCAGATGGCCGAGGCCGGGGTGCGCCTGGTCGCGGGCACCGACGCCGGAGTTCAGCGAGCCGGGTTCGACGGGCTGGTCCAGGCCTTGGGGTTCTATGAGCACTTGGGCGTTCCCCGCGAGCGGATCCTCGCTATGGCCACCACCGAGGCCGCCGCGGCGCTCGGCCTCGACGGCAAGGTCGGGCGTCTGGCCCACGGCTACACCGCCGACCTGCTCGTCGTCGACGGCAACCCGCTGGAGGATCTGGCCGCCCTCGGCACAGTGCGGGCGGTCTTCGCGGGCGGCCGGCAGTACCTGGCGTCCTGA
- a CDS encoding helix-turn-helix domain-containing protein, which translates to MAARAVDGQRIRAVRRSADLTQDFVAAELGVSPSAVANWEKGTTAPDPWKLPALARTLGRDLDELFPRQGPPDLGDLRGDAGFAQYEVAQILGTKSEGPVANAERGKRRLSGKFVEPLATAYRVSVERLLAAQERSFGLDAPEPDDEMPTTLAEKMKYLLDNHDGPALSDAEIAEAVNRFAGAAVISEAGVRDLRTGAVTEASPVVLEGLSAAFGVTALFFRSSEAVAQQVAEGLTLLAHVKSGTIRGLKGRQLGAEGLSDDVMALINGFVAEMEQKHLPGTDDGK; encoded by the coding sequence GTGGCGGCACGTGCCGTGGACGGTCAGCGCATCCGCGCGGTGCGCCGGTCTGCAGACCTGACCCAGGACTTCGTGGCCGCGGAGCTCGGGGTGTCGCCCAGCGCAGTGGCGAACTGGGAGAAGGGCACTACGGCCCCCGACCCCTGGAAGCTTCCGGCCTTGGCCCGCACCCTGGGCCGCGACCTCGACGAGCTCTTCCCCCGCCAGGGCCCCCCTGATCTCGGCGACCTGCGCGGAGACGCCGGCTTCGCCCAGTACGAGGTAGCGCAGATCCTCGGCACGAAGTCGGAAGGCCCCGTCGCCAACGCCGAACGCGGCAAGCGCCGGCTATCCGGCAAGTTCGTCGAGCCCCTCGCAACGGCGTACAGGGTGAGCGTGGAGCGTCTGCTGGCAGCGCAGGAGCGCAGCTTCGGCCTGGACGCCCCCGAGCCCGACGACGAGATGCCCACCACCCTGGCCGAGAAGATGAAGTACCTGCTGGATAACCATGACGGCCCGGCGCTCAGCGACGCTGAGATCGCCGAGGCGGTCAACCGCTTCGCGGGGGCCGCCGTCATCTCCGAGGCTGGTGTTCGCGACCTGCGGACCGGCGCGGTGACCGAGGCATCCCCCGTCGTGCTGGAAGGGCTGTCGGCCGCCTTCGGCGTGACCGCGCTGTTCTTCCGCAGCAGCGAGGCCGTGGCCCAGCAGGTGGCCGAGGGACTGACCCTGCTGGCGCACGTCAAGAGCGGCACCATCCGCGGGCTCAAGGGCCGTCAGCTCGGAGCGGAGGGTCTCTCGGACGACGTCATGGCCCTGATCAACGGGTTCGTCGCCGAGATGGAACAGAAACATCTGCCCGGCACGGACGACGGCAAGTAG
- a CDS encoding ATP-binding protein, protein MTRARLTDPLPVVSDRLRERLAARLAERGIDVATAPVLPDTPEPIPALEAAQKRIPYAYRDAVPRHPQVAAWVRTIADAAVAPAAEDLNSQWGRPGRRRIAHGPSLLLWGGTGIGKTHEAYGAVRALTAAGCGVEWHATTAADLYAEMRYRSGVDPEHMLRRIMRVPLLLLDDLGAAKTSEWTEEITFRLVNWRCQNRLPTIFTTNLPPVRDDRMDKHLPVLRDKVGDRVLSRLSGMCTPVEFTGPDRRFQRA, encoded by the coding sequence GTGACTCGCGCCCGCCTGACCGACCCGCTGCCCGTGGTCTCCGACCGGCTGCGTGAGCGCCTGGCCGCCCGCCTGGCCGAGCGCGGCATCGATGTGGCCACCGCACCGGTGCTGCCGGACACGCCGGAGCCGATCCCGGCGCTGGAGGCCGCCCAGAAGCGGATCCCGTACGCCTACCGGGATGCCGTCCCCCGGCATCCGCAGGTCGCTGCCTGGGTGCGGACCATCGCGGACGCCGCGGTCGCTCCGGCAGCGGAGGATCTGAACTCCCAGTGGGGAAGGCCGGGGCGCCGGCGGATCGCGCACGGACCGTCGCTGCTGCTGTGGGGCGGGACCGGGATCGGGAAGACGCACGAGGCGTACGGGGCGGTCCGGGCCCTGACTGCCGCCGGGTGCGGGGTCGAGTGGCATGCGACGACCGCAGCGGACCTGTACGCGGAGATGCGCTACCGGTCCGGCGTGGACCCCGAGCACATGCTGCGGCGGATCATGCGGGTGCCGCTGCTGCTCCTGGACGACCTCGGCGCCGCGAAGACCTCGGAGTGGACGGAGGAGATCACCTTCCGGCTGGTGAACTGGCGCTGCCAGAACCGCCTGCCGACGATCTTCACCACCAATCTGCCGCCCGTCCGCGACGACCGCATGGACAAGCATCTCCCAGTGCTGCGCGACAAGGTAGGCGACCGGGTCCTGTCCCGCCTGTCCGGCATGTGCACCCCGGTCGAATTCACCGGACCCGACCGCCGCTTCCAGCGCGCCTGA
- a CDS encoding WhiB family transcriptional regulator, translating to MRTITSNTTPPPTLRGVSDHSWHARAACHGMDPDSADELFFHAPRDRWAIREALETCGMCPVRQECFNYALDNEEKEGIWGGMTADERLHWHEKVEHRLDYDRVLSVINGRSIQLSEHERRTLIRYAAAQGWSPERLAFTLQVSLNWARDVLREEARAIEDRDNFNVVLDTNPFATACQAEVDGVEPSGAGLRHDGDGPERDRSKQTPEPVSRQVHTAALINDFRKATCLPATTTPSPCP from the coding sequence ATGCGCACGATCACCTCGAACACCACTCCCCCGCCGACGCTGCGGGGCGTCTCCGACCACAGCTGGCACGCCCGCGCCGCCTGCCACGGCATGGACCCGGACTCCGCCGACGAGCTGTTCTTCCACGCCCCCCGCGACCGCTGGGCCATCCGTGAGGCCCTGGAGACCTGCGGCATGTGCCCCGTCCGCCAGGAGTGCTTCAACTACGCCCTCGACAACGAGGAAAAGGAAGGCATCTGGGGCGGCATGACCGCCGACGAGCGCCTCCACTGGCACGAGAAAGTGGAGCACAGGCTCGACTACGACCGCGTGCTGTCGGTGATCAACGGCCGCAGCATCCAGCTCAGCGAGCACGAACGCAGGACCCTGATCCGGTACGCGGCTGCCCAGGGCTGGAGCCCCGAACGCCTGGCCTTCACCCTGCAGGTCAGCCTCAACTGGGCCCGCGACGTCCTGCGCGAGGAAGCCCGCGCCATCGAGGACCGCGACAACTTCAACGTCGTCCTCGACACCAACCCCTTCGCCACAGCATGCCAGGCCGAAGTCGACGGCGTCGAACCCTCCGGTGCAGGCCTACGCCACGACGGCGATGGTCCCGAACGCGACCGCAGCAAGCAGACCCCCGAACCCGTGTCCCGACAGGTCCACACCGCCGCCCTGATCAACGACTTCCGAAAGGCCACATGCCTCCCCGCCACCACCACGCCGTCGCCATGCCCCTGA
- a CDS encoding relaxase/mobilization nuclease domain-containing protein → MIPRVHAAGSRTIGLLAYLYGTGTHEEHTDPHLVASFDGMSPDPGRDPNATLKDLQQLLDQPVQALAEHARPAKHVWHTSVRATADDRILSDEEWGEIARRIVAATGIDPGGGEPGCRWAAVRHADDHIHIIATLVCEDGSRPDDFRSGKRAQAECRLIEKELGLHQVAPGDGTAAQRPTSAERHKAERQGRERTAREELRETVRRAVAGVRSEEEFFGRLAAAGLLIRKRVAPSGDLLGYKVALPDDRNKDGEPVFYPGARLAPDLSLPHIRERWSVAVPSGQKSESATADTPLRAVPGPASARRAATIAAWQAVLVLDDGDDGVIAAHIAAAGEVLDALANTSAAHTRKQLGEAAVAFERASRSHVRAVRGHDRALRQAARDLVHGGPALGRGEDGATTAMLIDMAFFLVTAAAHWHGKKQHAQQAEAARQAAEHLRAAYQAAAGQPMAVLHQRGRFLPLPLQRRHTLLVRQALPELAEQILAEAGWPALAATLADAEAAGHDPTLLLTEATARRELDSAASVSDVLVWRLRRAAGLPADASTQPLPGTTTAQASSQSRTTGPAQNRDDRRRGL, encoded by the coding sequence GTGATCCCCCGAGTCCACGCCGCCGGATCGCGCACCATCGGCCTCCTCGCCTACCTGTACGGAACGGGCACGCACGAGGAGCACACCGACCCGCACCTCGTCGCGTCCTTCGACGGCATGTCCCCCGATCCCGGCCGTGACCCGAACGCCACCCTGAAGGACCTCCAGCAGCTCCTCGACCAGCCCGTCCAGGCGCTTGCCGAGCACGCCCGACCCGCCAAGCACGTGTGGCACACCTCCGTACGCGCCACCGCGGACGACCGGATCCTGTCCGACGAGGAGTGGGGCGAGATCGCCCGCCGGATCGTGGCCGCCACCGGCATCGACCCCGGCGGCGGCGAGCCGGGCTGCCGCTGGGCGGCCGTACGGCACGCGGACGACCACATCCACATCATCGCCACCCTGGTGTGCGAGGACGGCAGCCGCCCCGACGACTTCCGCTCCGGCAAACGGGCGCAGGCCGAGTGCCGCCTCATCGAGAAGGAACTGGGCCTGCACCAGGTCGCGCCCGGCGACGGCACCGCCGCGCAGCGCCCCACCAGCGCCGAACGCCACAAGGCCGAGCGCCAGGGCCGGGAGCGCACCGCCCGGGAGGAACTGCGCGAGACCGTACGCCGCGCGGTCGCCGGGGTGCGCAGCGAGGAGGAGTTCTTCGGCCGCCTCGCCGCCGCCGGCCTGCTCATCCGCAAGCGAGTCGCCCCCTCCGGTGACCTCCTCGGGTACAAGGTCGCCCTCCCCGACGACCGCAACAAGGACGGCGAGCCGGTGTTCTACCCGGGTGCGCGGCTCGCCCCGGACCTGTCCCTGCCCCACATCCGGGAGCGCTGGAGCGTCGCTGTGCCGTCCGGCCAGAAGAGCGAAAGCGCTACGGCCGACACTCCGCTGCGAGCCGTGCCCGGGCCCGCTTCCGCACGCCGGGCGGCGACCATCGCCGCCTGGCAGGCGGTCCTGGTCCTCGACGACGGTGACGACGGCGTGATCGCCGCGCACATCGCGGCGGCGGGCGAGGTCCTCGACGCCCTCGCGAATACCTCCGCCGCGCACACCCGCAAGCAACTCGGTGAGGCTGCCGTCGCGTTCGAGCGGGCTTCCCGCTCCCACGTCCGGGCCGTCCGCGGGCACGACCGTGCCCTGCGCCAGGCCGCCCGCGACCTCGTCCACGGCGGACCGGCCCTCGGCCGCGGCGAGGACGGCGCCACCACCGCCATGCTCATCGACATGGCGTTCTTCCTCGTGACCGCCGCCGCGCACTGGCACGGCAAGAAGCAGCACGCCCAGCAGGCCGAGGCCGCCCGCCAGGCCGCCGAACACCTGCGCGCCGCCTACCAGGCCGCCGCCGGCCAGCCCATGGCCGTCCTCCACCAGCGCGGCCGATTCCTCCCCCTCCCCCTGCAACGCCGCCACACCCTCCTCGTGCGCCAAGCGCTTCCGGAACTGGCCGAGCAGATCCTCGCCGAGGCGGGATGGCCCGCGCTCGCGGCCACCCTCGCCGACGCCGAAGCCGCCGGCCACGACCCCACCCTGCTGCTCACCGAGGCAACGGCCCGGCGGGAGTTGGACAGCGCGGCCTCTGTCAGCGACGTCCTCGTGTGGCGGCTGCGCCGCGCAGCCGGCCTCCCAGCCGACGCCTCCACCCAGCCCCTCCCCGGCACCACCACAGCCCAGGCATCGTCGCAGTCGCGTACAACCGGGCCGGCACAGAACCGCGACGACCGTCGCCGGGGCCTGTGA
- a CDS encoding putative phosphothreonine lyase domain-containing protein, producing the protein MHTKPTRTGQQPTDVLPPAADTRHPWQWVMAPGVDFLSPSAASDYANAGKWLWFLPVRALNAGWQLIKTAVEAGQLGPGAKVATLGNDFDGDPTRRPVIIYTANYHDEQDVRRVLVALRSLGVRDALAYKTDEATERGEYGNGTSLYTSPAATTRVVRRDRHAQPTAPRTRSSAKAG; encoded by the coding sequence ATGCACACCAAGCCCACCCGCACAGGCCAGCAGCCCACCGACGTTCTCCCTCCAGCGGCCGACACCCGCCATCCATGGCAGTGGGTCATGGCCCCGGGCGTCGACTTCCTGTCCCCGAGCGCTGCCAGCGACTACGCGAACGCCGGAAAATGGCTGTGGTTCCTGCCCGTCCGCGCCCTCAACGCAGGCTGGCAACTCATCAAGACGGCCGTGGAAGCCGGACAGCTGGGACCCGGAGCGAAGGTCGCTACCCTGGGCAACGATTTCGACGGTGACCCCACACGCCGCCCGGTCATCATCTACACCGCCAACTACCACGACGAACAGGACGTACGACGCGTCCTGGTCGCGCTCCGCTCACTCGGCGTCCGGGACGCTCTCGCCTATAAGACCGACGAGGCCACCGAGCGCGGAGAATATGGGAACGGAACCAGCCTCTACACCAGCCCCGCCGCAACGACCAGAGTGGTCCGGCGGGACCGCCACGCCCAGCCGACCGCACCACGTACCCGGTCGAGCGCAAAAGCCGGATGA
- a CDS encoding restriction endonuclease-related protein — translation MKEFRQGLRGTLGPLLPPAPSRSDRFDSMKLFDVGGLVRDAVQDLCSEHLVPQTALDQYWPWARVRAEQEEQRLFDLMRRLTPEDYRRARFLLGRHAAGPVRELSRQWDRLWMRFDFFESVADWPWCQVDGWWYPCPICRWPMRAVRSGALFDVRCEAHAPRGVHYRYRLGKGSGPGELTGTGKAAVPVTPLPASSDHLAVSRPVWRYGTLPVLLELQLHDKLAGLPFVDVEMWPGEQRPDEYDLHITVTVPGRRTRHWRVDAKAWESVVALGKALHDRPGLRRGLTIVLPDHQDSERHFLGDQVAHRGVKVTTVSRLVECVKTACGALR, via the coding sequence ATGAAGGAGTTCCGTCAGGGTCTGCGTGGCACGCTGGGGCCACTGCTTCCCCCCGCTCCGAGCAGGTCCGACCGCTTCGACAGCATGAAGCTGTTCGACGTAGGGGGACTCGTCCGGGACGCGGTCCAGGACCTGTGCAGCGAGCACCTGGTCCCGCAGACTGCGCTAGATCAGTACTGGCCCTGGGCCCGGGTACGCGCCGAGCAGGAAGAGCAACGCCTGTTCGACCTCATGAGGCGCCTGACCCCAGAGGACTACCGCCGTGCCCGTTTCCTGCTGGGACGGCATGCCGCGGGTCCGGTACGAGAACTGAGCCGGCAGTGGGACCGGCTGTGGATGCGATTCGACTTCTTCGAATCGGTGGCCGACTGGCCGTGGTGCCAGGTCGATGGGTGGTGGTATCCGTGCCCGATCTGCCGTTGGCCCATGCGGGCTGTGCGCTCCGGGGCATTGTTCGATGTGCGGTGTGAGGCCCACGCGCCCCGAGGCGTGCACTACCGGTACAGGCTTGGGAAGGGGTCAGGCCCGGGCGAGCTGACCGGAACTGGGAAGGCAGCGGTACCCGTCACTCCCCTGCCAGCCAGCTCCGACCATCTGGCGGTCAGCCGGCCCGTGTGGCGCTACGGCACCCTTCCCGTCCTTCTGGAACTCCAGCTGCACGACAAACTTGCTGGCCTGCCGTTCGTCGACGTGGAGATGTGGCCGGGGGAGCAGCGGCCGGACGAGTATGACCTGCACATCACCGTCACGGTGCCGGGCAGGCGCACGCGGCACTGGCGTGTGGACGCCAAGGCGTGGGAGTCGGTTGTCGCGCTCGGGAAGGCTCTGCATGACCGTCCGGGACTGCGGCGCGGGCTGACGATCGTTCTGCCTGACCACCAGGACAGCGAGCGGCATTTCCTCGGCGACCAGGTAGCCCACCGGGGTGTGAAGGTGACCACCGTCAGCCGTCTCGTCGAGTGCGTCAAGACCGCGTGCGGAGCGCTGAGGTGA
- a CDS encoding RNaseH domain-containing protein codes for MSTDQTQLSLLACHTDEELLGSVLLYRLPEAKIDTAWRKLREEYRGITGSKANLPYSGLLTVLRAIGYTSAVLDPTSKANPPKFLATARPIDRDDLHAAITLWEQALLQTPADSFTFQHPSQIADLIAGTAPEEVKLWDQFTRTTACVDAPGWVWRAAGWILADKLAAHTWKIDGKTVAFRRDLDNCLQVWDPTLLWSNTWLAARGETLEDTPKPDQEDDAWKKVTRYATLRLDVSINSHPGLTHPVAVVQPSVSRLSNTLRNARTAWFEPRNAQGPLLNLELGGYGEYTHLNHTTRLALDAWTRLHGESVFPRDEDNEFLAPAALDLSGPPGKLRALVPFATSYPVGRGLGMYGQRELARHVSTALDQPLVKCAQVAGRRPFGNRRTTIEGRDAILWDDENLPHIIAASGCRKLRILALYKSQDMRTRMQSLLAYHFNRPDLAASGIGEHKVVPLNEHVEVLFQSAPKLLAHGEHHDQRPALVRQLNGLDAPEHTRLLALCETEYDPKTWARQRRASKKTDSTVVNPDTLDAKHRVNGELARHRVLAQFLTLYKPGRRNPRKKDRELTTDLELLGLELQGHHRGHMAVADLSRVAGLVHPRLTKALASGPNGLKEPLVHVGLHLRQQRGERHVGTDEPKLMWTLVALVPHGPYWRTLAYLPAEHAGPGTWLDYATANHQFRARPLPEGRRRDDLLPRHIDHALYDLGRHAGRSQGYILYVSGAEARSIWPLLANKNLGERPDAAGLINGRPALPGFTLAPDQRPRAVIRVTSGSDNVARPALIERLRHDPEHDETCTEEGKLATGLFQMEDAEQTFILCNLPHQFTGGARYARAGESYTRWGSSDPKEQAETWYSHTAAEITVLHHPADQALLTYGLTAARLCDHALHWEHRTQYPAPIHLGIQMDKNHPEYRRTVDNPDTGDEAET; via the coding sequence ATGAGTACGGACCAGACCCAGCTGTCCCTGCTGGCCTGCCACACCGACGAAGAACTTCTGGGCTCGGTATTGCTGTACCGCCTGCCCGAGGCAAAGATCGACACCGCCTGGAGAAAGCTGCGTGAGGAATACCGCGGCATCACCGGCTCGAAAGCCAACCTCCCCTACAGCGGCCTGCTGACGGTCCTACGCGCCATCGGCTACACCAGCGCCGTGCTCGACCCCACGTCCAAGGCCAACCCGCCGAAATTCCTCGCCACGGCACGGCCCATCGACCGCGACGACCTGCATGCCGCTATCACCCTCTGGGAGCAGGCGCTGCTGCAGACCCCCGCCGACAGCTTCACCTTCCAGCACCCGAGCCAGATCGCCGACCTCATCGCCGGCACCGCGCCCGAAGAGGTCAAGCTCTGGGACCAATTCACCCGCACCACAGCCTGCGTCGACGCGCCGGGGTGGGTCTGGAGGGCCGCTGGCTGGATCCTTGCAGACAAGCTGGCCGCCCACACATGGAAGATCGACGGCAAGACCGTCGCTTTCCGCCGGGATCTCGACAACTGCCTCCAGGTGTGGGATCCCACCCTCCTATGGAGCAACACCTGGCTCGCCGCCCGTGGTGAAACCCTCGAAGACACCCCCAAGCCCGACCAGGAAGACGACGCCTGGAAGAAGGTCACCCGATACGCCACCCTCCGGCTCGACGTCAGCATCAACTCCCACCCTGGCCTGACACACCCGGTGGCCGTCGTGCAACCTTCAGTCTCCCGGCTGAGCAACACGCTGCGCAACGCACGGACAGCCTGGTTCGAGCCCCGCAATGCCCAAGGCCCCCTCCTCAACCTCGAGCTCGGCGGATACGGCGAGTACACCCACCTCAACCACACCACCCGTCTGGCGCTGGACGCCTGGACCCGCCTGCACGGAGAATCCGTCTTCCCGCGTGACGAGGACAATGAGTTCCTCGCCCCCGCCGCCCTCGACCTGAGCGGCCCTCCCGGAAAGCTGCGCGCCCTCGTACCCTTCGCCACGAGCTACCCGGTCGGCAGGGGCCTGGGCATGTACGGCCAACGGGAACTCGCCCGCCACGTCAGTACCGCCCTCGACCAGCCATTGGTCAAGTGCGCACAGGTCGCGGGCCGACGTCCCTTCGGCAACCGGCGCACCACCATCGAAGGCCGCGACGCGATCCTGTGGGACGACGAGAACCTGCCGCACATCATCGCCGCGTCCGGATGCCGGAAACTGCGCATCCTCGCCCTCTACAAGAGCCAGGACATGCGCACCCGCATGCAGTCCCTGCTGGCCTACCACTTCAACCGCCCCGACCTCGCCGCCAGCGGCATCGGCGAGCACAAGGTCGTGCCCCTCAACGAACACGTCGAGGTCCTCTTCCAGTCAGCACCGAAACTGCTGGCCCACGGCGAGCACCACGACCAGCGCCCCGCACTCGTCAGACAACTCAACGGCCTCGACGCCCCCGAGCACACCCGCCTCCTCGCCCTGTGCGAAACCGAGTACGACCCCAAAACCTGGGCCCGCCAACGACGCGCCTCGAAGAAGACCGACTCCACCGTCGTCAACCCCGACACTCTCGACGCAAAGCACCGAGTCAACGGCGAGCTCGCCCGACATCGAGTCCTGGCACAGTTCCTCACCCTGTACAAGCCCGGACGACGGAACCCCCGTAAAAAGGACCGCGAACTCACCACCGACCTCGAACTCCTGGGCCTGGAACTTCAAGGCCACCACCGAGGCCACATGGCCGTAGCAGACCTGTCCCGCGTGGCAGGCCTCGTACACCCGCGACTGACCAAAGCACTCGCCTCCGGCCCCAACGGCCTCAAGGAGCCGCTCGTCCACGTCGGGCTCCACCTGCGCCAGCAGCGCGGTGAACGGCACGTAGGCACCGACGAACCGAAACTGATGTGGACCCTCGTCGCCCTCGTTCCCCACGGCCCTTACTGGCGAACCCTCGCCTACCTTCCCGCCGAGCACGCCGGCCCTGGCACCTGGCTCGACTACGCCACCGCCAACCACCAGTTCCGGGCCAGGCCACTGCCGGAAGGCAGACGCCGCGATGACCTCCTGCCCCGGCACATCGACCACGCACTCTACGACCTGGGCAGGCACGCCGGCCGATCACAGGGATACATCCTGTATGTCTCCGGAGCCGAAGCCCGCAGCATCTGGCCCCTCCTCGCCAACAAAAACCTGGGCGAAAGGCCCGACGCCGCCGGCCTCATCAATGGGCGGCCGGCGCTGCCCGGTTTCACACTCGCACCCGACCAACGCCCCCGAGCAGTCATCCGGGTCACCTCTGGAAGCGACAACGTGGCGAGGCCAGCCCTCATCGAACGCCTCCGCCACGACCCGGAGCACGACGAAACCTGCACCGAGGAAGGCAAGCTCGCCACCGGCCTGTTCCAGATGGAAGACGCAGAACAGACATTCATCCTGTGCAACCTTCCCCACCAGTTCACAGGGGGCGCACGCTACGCCCGAGCAGGCGAGTCCTACACCCGGTGGGGCAGCAGCGACCCCAAGGAACAAGCCGAAACCTGGTACAGCCACACGGCAGCGGAGATCACCGTGCTTCACCATCCAGCCGACCAGGCCTTGCTCACCTACGGCCTCACCGCTGCCCGTCTATGTGACCACGCCCTTCACTGGGAACACCGCACCCAATACCCCGCACCGATCCATCTCGGCATCCAGATGGACAAGAACCACCCCGAGTACCGCCGGACAGTCGACAACCCCGACACCGGCGATGAGGCCGAGACCTAA
- a CDS encoding class I SAM-dependent methyltransferase, which yields MSSFQPVRPEIIAFYDQSDEAGRLHTTATGMLELERTRELLRRRLPHPPARILDVGGGPGAHARWLTEDGHTVHLIDPVAKHIAQAAEIPGVTTELGDARTLTAADDSFDVVLLLGPLYHLHEQSDRLAALREARRVLRPGGLLAAAVISRYSPLLDYIATTGIAERAIQDGVRTTLDEGRYTGSRGFTHAYFQTSAELREELTAAGFAEHAVYGVEGPGWVAVKAITKYAGIDLIGTPMYEAALAAARVAEPYPALTDSSAHMLAFARG from the coding sequence GTGTCCAGTTTCCAGCCCGTGCGCCCGGAGATCATCGCCTTCTACGACCAGTCCGACGAAGCCGGACGCCTGCACACCACGGCCACCGGCATGCTCGAACTGGAACGCACCCGGGAGCTGTTACGCCGGCGCCTGCCACACCCACCAGCGAGGATCCTCGACGTCGGCGGCGGGCCCGGCGCCCACGCCCGCTGGCTCACCGAAGACGGCCACACCGTGCACCTCATCGACCCCGTCGCCAAGCACATCGCCCAGGCCGCCGAAATCCCGGGCGTCACCACCGAACTCGGCGATGCCCGGACCCTGACCGCGGCCGACGACTCCTTCGACGTCGTCTTGCTCCTGGGCCCGCTCTACCACCTGCACGAACAGTCCGACCGACTCGCCGCCCTGCGCGAGGCCCGACGCGTCCTGCGTCCCGGCGGCCTCCTCGCCGCAGCCGTGATCAGCCGCTATAGCCCGCTGCTCGACTACATTGCCACGACTGGCATCGCCGAGCGCGCCATCCAGGACGGTGTGCGCACCACCCTCGACGAAGGTCGCTACACCGGTTCCCGCGGATTTACCCACGCCTATTTCCAGACCTCCGCCGAGCTCCGCGAAGAGCTGACGGCGGCAGGGTTCGCCGAGCACGCCGTCTACGGGGTGGAGGGGCCGGGCTGGGTCGCGGTCAAGGCGATCACGAAGTACGCGGGCATCGACCTGATCGGCACCCCCATGTACGAAGCGGCGCTCGCTGCTGCACGGGTCGCCGAGCCATACCCAGCCCTGACGGATTCCTCGGCCCACATGCTGGCTTTCGCCCGAGGCTGA